In the Salvia miltiorrhiza cultivar Shanhuang (shh) chromosome 8, IMPLAD_Smil_shh, whole genome shotgun sequence genome, GACTAAGGGTACAAAAACTTAAAAAGCGAAGGAGAagaactcaaaaaggaaagtcaggatcattatccaaatcatccgaccaacgcctatggacgacattattcattgcaatcatactaggcCTCTTGGTAACGTCAACCACACACTCCATCGGTTTGTtacccatttcttccgcattcctgagacgacttttaatacaaccttcTGGAATTGCATGTATAGGGTCTCGTCCCTttaccgagccctttggacgaccacgtccgcgcttctgctccgagagcaactgcatcccctgattaacttgctcctctaacctaataatacgactcgccatgtcatccggagaagaaatggatttattatcaaaatcaacttccttaatcggcgaattaacccgctggctcgctgaatcttctgccccaactaccgGTTGTTGCTCTGCCACAGCTCCACTATTCGTTCCAgaatccaactccaaagttcccTCTACATTCGAGCCCTCCTTATTACTAGCCTTGTCCGTGTGAGGCGACCCAACATTTTCTTCCTCATGTAAAGGCTCTGCTTCATAATTGGAGTCCGCAATGATAGTCTCctccacttcctcttcctcatcctcatctagcgcttgatatcggttagcatcccccgccagagggagatcatttttcttaaaaggtgccgcgtctagaagatcaggacctgatagaggtttaagaatatcaactttgggctgccatgcaggagtcggaccctcttccttatcaagattcttcacaACCACAACAGGAGGCTCAGTGATCTTTTGCTTGCTCGTGGCTCTCTCAGCTCTCCGGCATTTATCCGTTGAATGACCTGTAAGTTTACAACGCGAGCAAAAAAGGGGcatagattcaaaaccaaactcaatgtaaaacgatctatcgccgtcatcaatgtacatcgagttgagaataggcaaagccatgtcaagttccaccaaaaattaatattttgaagtATTTCTTTTCTACCCTTATTCAATATTTACGGTAAGTGAACTTTTCCAGCCAAATCAAATCCTAAATAAGTATTTCCATAATCAAATCCTAAATTACCAACAACAAAGTCTACATCACTTAGTTCTACTACATCAGACGGGTGGAGAAAATTAGTTCTACTATGTATATCATATCTTGATTTTTATCATCCAAATATAGATTGATAATTAAATAGAGAATAGATTAGTATCAATTGTGTTCaatttttaagaaatatttttgtccacaatttGACTCGTTCAATATTAACTAGcttttgcatcccgtgcaaatGCAATGCACGtgaaacatttttatattttaatatttatataaattgatataatttaattatatcaatttataaatataataaaattttaattttaactgaatatgtTTGAGTTggatattgaaaaaataaaaagaaatagagAAGAATCActataaaaaattgatattatgaaaaagaaaaaaaaagtttgaaaaatgaaaataaaaatataaataaaaaaaattgataaatagatttattcaaaaaaagatgagagatgagagagaatttttaaaattttaatatttaaataaatactataatttttacattttaaatcaaatatttatataacacacacacacacacacacacatatatatatatatatatattaaattaaagttttttatcgtgatctttaatttgatatgcatatattaATCGTGTTACGTATGAACTATAAGAGAATGCTCATAAACTATGGCTCTATGAGTATTTTTTGCAAATATATCTTTTCATTaagtataaattattaataataatttgaaaCTTATTAGATACATATTGATGGATCTCAAATATGACATGTGTGTTCAACTCAAATTTATTTATACTAATCTGTATTaacatattttaatataacgttttattatatatatatatatatatatatatatatatatatatatatatatatatatatatgcctcGAACTCATTCATCTTAGGTAGAACCACACGAAGGAGGTATGAAACGTGACTTCTAGGGCTCTCTAGAGGGATGTTTTTTCAAGGCCTTTTGTCCATACCTTTATTCTATTGTAATCTGAATTTATATATTGAAAATACAATTCTAATAAATTAAGTGAATTAAAATGAGTAGCATGATTATTCTTAACAAAAAAATCACTACACGTAATTTTTgggtgaaaaatatatatataccacacTAATTAATTCATTCAATATTAGTGGATAAGATAGTGGGgatgtgatttatttttaaccatcatattatacatatattttcaaaattgtcactcaaattaatttcaaattgatttcaaatcaatttgaaattgaaaactgcatttttaatatagtatagattgtAGAATTCATCATttgtcatatttttttaaagattatttaaaatattattttagaaatttCTCTTTCAAAATTGTGATTGAATCGAATAATAGAAAACTCCGAATTGAACATTTGAATTGTATTGTTTAAAATAcacttttaaaatataatttcgaTTCAAATATTCATGAATTATTGTACAATTCGAATTCGAACCGCAAATAAGATTCGATTCATTTACATTCCTAGTGCTCGATTAGGGGTGCTGGAGGACAAGCGCCCCGTTGCAATGTCATTATATAACCTCTCTTTATCAAATAGTATGTTTTAATCTTATGTAACATCCCTAGTGAAATCACTCTTATTCGGTTTCGATTAAAACCGAGGACCGATTACTAGCCCCAAGGTTTCAGGGTCGAATCCTCTTGAttacacttaaaacattaaaatatTACTATCATCGAATTTCGTTAATAAACATATAagaacatttatttttaataaattgatGTGGTTTTATTGGGTAAATTGACAAAGGAATATAGTTTTTGTAAGGTTCTAAGTTCAAATCTCTTTAAAGTCAATTGCAgtcattttattgttttttcccctttacttttttttttattgttattattattattattattattattattattattattattattattattattattattattattattattattattattaatgattttCCTGAAATTTAATTCCAATCAAATAAaagtaagtaaaaaaaattaaaacaatccAGTTAAGTAAAATATAGCCAAAATTAGTGAGTCATGTAGttctttaattattatttttgccAACTTTTGCTAATTAATTAagtcttaaatatattttagcaaattataatttattcaaaaaaaaaaaaaaaaagagaggaagcAACCCACAGTAGTAGGAAGACACAAATAtattagagtaaaattttgaagtagccaaaatgaagcataaaacacaatttatggccacatattgaaaaaacacaaaattccatttttattgatttggacgtttttacccttaatgaggcggaccgggtaggatcaggcacgcgggtcgggtgccgggtcgggttaggcacttatggcactattagtgccataagtgccaagattttacttaagatttccgttggcacttatggcactaatagtgccataagtgccaatattagtgccataagtgccaatggaaatccaaaataaaactaagtaaaatagtcattttggcacttatggcactatttagtgccataagtgccaacgaaaattcaaaataaaactaagtaaaatggtcatttgggcacttagggcactaatagtgccatacgtgcagcacaaatacagaaacaacaacattatttaaatcctaaatggaacatctaaaccctaattggatacatctaaaccctaaatggaacatctaaaccccaaatggataatctaaaccctaaatggaatatctaaaccctagggggaagtgtgcacttatagcacttatggcactaatagtgccataagtgccatgcGTGTAGCACAAATACatatcagatcagatctgccgatggctgaaatcgaaagAGGCGGAGATCaaatctgccgatggaggaggcggcgcaacgatcagatcagatccacctccaaaccctagatccccaaatccaACCCCCCATTTTCCTTCAATTTCATAACAACAACAGCCCAACACCGCCGGCGCCGTCGCTGTCTTCTATCCCATTTGACACACACGCATCAAGATTCACGATGACCTCTGCTCTTCCGCCCCTAACGGCGTCACCTGTGACTACTTCTCCAAAACCAGACACCCAAACCAGATGCTAGAGGAAAAATCAGCGGCTGTTGCGGCGGCaaagccctagccccaaatCGGCTGCGGAGGCATAGAGCAAACCCGCGCGCGCCGACGAGGTTGGCGACAGAGCCTtcaaacagagagagagagagagagagagagagatatctGCTTCAGTGAGGGTGAGAGACGAGCGAGGGGTGGCCGGCAGTTGTGGCTGACGGCGGTGCTCTCCACCGGGGAAGAAGGGGGCGGCGTCAGTCTTGGTGTGTGTTGTGTTGtgtgttgagagagagagagagagagagagagagagatgaggaaaGCAAGCTGGATCCGACGGGTCAAAGAAAATTAAGTTGGATCTACTGAGTTAAAAGGGTAGATTAGGTATGAcacataaaagatggccaaatattgtgatttttcattttatggTCAAAATTTGAGTTTCCATCTtcaatagggccatccggccctagTGTTTCAATATATTATATGTGTAATATAAAAATAGTCATTAGTAAGTTAAAatagtataatatatttacggcaaaaaactttaaattattaTGGAAAGACGAAACTTGACATTTGCTAATTTACCTAAATTATTGGTTAAGGTTAAATAGGTCAAACACTATTTCCATTAAttagtacttcctccgtcccgcgagtcttgacacgtttgggttcggcacgagaattaaggagttgtagattagtgtttaaagtgtgtaattaataaagtataaaattgataaagtaggggatagaaggtaataaaagtgataaagtaggagagataatataataaaggtgataaaataggagagagaatgtaataattattacccaaaaaggaaacgtgtcaagactcgtgggacggcccaaaaaggaaaacgtgtcaagattcgtgggacggagggagtattaattaagtattattaattaagtaaaattaCCATAATATCCTATTATAAATAGCACTActcaaattttaatataatttttgtaAAGAAAAATCATTATAAAATTGTATCTAtcataatactccatccgtcccataataagtggccacatttcctttttcgtctgtcccactataagtggctgctttctaaaaatgacaaaagtttactttaattaagtcaacaattacttgctaatttggtcaacaattgtaggccacttgctaaaaatgccaaaattactttaattaagtcaacaattactcactaatttggtcaacaattgtaggccacactctattaaaacatataacactcaatttcttaatctccgtgccgaaaagaatgtggccacttattatgagACGGATAcaccaataaaaataaaacatgtgGCAAAAGGAGATAAAAGGAGTGAGGCGTGACTTGGGGCGGCAGAATCCCCAGGTTATGCAATATTGGTgacttttcatttatttttaattggtatAAATTTTGTCTTATTTGTGTGACCTTGTCACCGTTGTAGCTATGCTTGactctttttctattatatagatttatagcGCACCTTTGTGGAATGCAGTATGTAGTTAGTCAATGTTACCACTTGTCGTGCAGCTGATAACGAATTTTCTTTACAGAGTCGAGACTTTTGAaagttgaaataaattaaattatcatcGAAGAAGAAGGGGGTCGTGTGGCGACAAAATCGGTTGCGGCAGCGATGACGTCCTTCCTCTTCCCAGTCCCTATTTCAAGGTCAACTGATGCACCATTCCTCAATCCAGTCCAGTCGATTCATCACTCAAATTCCCAATTCCGCCAAAATGGGAGTGAATGTGCCGACAATCAAGCTGGGGTCGCAGGGCCTTGAGGTGTCCAAACAAGGCCTCGGTTGCATGGGCATGTCGGCCTTCTACGGCCTGCCTAAGCCCGACGCCGATATGATCAAACTTATCCACCACGCCATCAACTCTGGCGTTACCTTTCTCGACACCTCCGACATGTACGGTCCCCACACCAACGAGATCCTAATCGGAAAAGTGCGTGCTTCTACTACTCTTTCATTCGTTTCATTTTGCTgttattactttttatttttctatattgtTTATGGATGGATCTGTTTACTTTGATTCAAATCTTAGGGGTATTGTTGTGTGTTGCTCTTACTCTCTTGTTCTTTTATGTTTAAGCTGTTCAATTTTATTCTACTTTGTTATCAAAGAGGGTAAATGTTTATGATCTGTTAGTTTGATCATTATGTGTTACTAATTTGTTAAAGCCAAACTCATAATTGTGCTGTTATGTTTCCAATACACATTTTGCTACTTGAATTTCTAGAAGTTTCAAATTTTGATTGGATAACATATAAGTGGAACAATTGCGACACACTATTATACATATAAAGAGTTGATCTGTGGACTTAGGTTCTGGTGAGGTCATCCATTCTCCTTTTCATGTCTTGTTTACAGATTATTCGAGTATAAGCTGGAACAACTTTCATGGATCATGTGTGGAGTTTGGTGTTGAATGAGTCATTATCTTCCTGCATTAACGTTTTGGAGTTGTTGCAGGCTTTGAAAGGGGGAATGAGGGAAAAAGTGCAACTTGCTACCAAGTTTGGAATAATAAACCGTGATGGGAAGGGTGAGGTACATGGTGACCCGGCATATGTGAGGTCATCATGTGAGTCGAGCTTGAAGCGTCTTGATGTTGACTGCATTGATCTCTATTATGTTCACCGCATTGACACTAGTGTGCCCATAGAAATCACTGTGAGTACTTTCTTCAAGATACATTCTTATTCAGCAGCATATATACTCGAAAACATCAATACTTCTGCCTCTTTTACTTTGTATTCAAAGGTATGCTGTGccaaaaaaatatgtatatattacaGCAAATATGACCTGAAATATTTCTGCTGTATTATGACCTGAATTTCCTGCACACCAATCAGATGTTCCCTTTCAATGCCTTCCTCTATCTGTCATTGTAAAATGTTGCGTAATGGCATCACAACTAGAAAAGCCCCAAAGAATATATGTATCTTCATATGCCTATCTATGCCGATaggaaagaaactacaagtagcATTGATTCAATTTTTCTGGCCTTGTTCCTAATGCAGAATGGTGTTTATGATTTTGTAGATGGGGGAACTCAAAAAATTGGTTGaagaaggaaaaataaaatacattggCCTCTCAGAGGCCTCTGCTTCTACAATTAGAAGGGCTCATGCTGTTCATCCAATTACTGCTGTTCAAATCGAATGGTCATTGTGGTCCAGAGATGTGGAAGAAGAATTGATTCCTACATGCAGGTAACAGAGCTATATATTGTTGAATTCTGATGAatttaagaaaaatagaaaCCTTATATCAGCCTTTGTGAACTTTCAGAGAACTCGGTATTGGAATTGTCCCATATAGTCCACTTGGACGTGGCTTCCTTTCAGTAGGACCCAAGATGTTAGAGAATGCATCAGAGGGTGACCTTCGCAAGGTTAGTTCTTATCCAATATTGTTGATCATGATATGATATGTATCTTATATCTCTCTAAAAAACAAGAATAATGTCAAGAGTTTCCTTATTTACATGCTAAAATGTGTATTGCATTTGCTAGATCTATTTTCCGAGATTCCATGATGAAAATCTTGAAAGCAACAAGCTCATATACGAAAAGATATGTGAAATGGCTACAAGTAAAGGATGCAGCCCATCTCAGTTGGCGTTGGCTTGGGTTCATCACCAAGGAGATGATGTGTGTCCTATACCGGGCACCACCAAGATCGACAACTTCAACGACAATATCGGTGCCCTTTCTGTAAAACTTACTCCAGAAGAGATGGCTCAACTCTCTGCTTTGGCTGAGAATGTGAAGGGAGAAAGGTACATTTCCATGGTGAGCACATGGAAAGACGCAAACACGCCCCCATTGGAATCCTGGAAAGCCGAGGCCTGAGTTGCATGAGAGCATCTGTGCTCCTTCCATGGCCATGCTATAACACTGAGGAATAATGGGATTCAGATTCGTAGCCTGATCTCTTACCTTCATGGAGGGGAGGAATACCATTGGCCTACAATATTTGCTTCCTTTGTTAGTTAAGTGTTTAAACAATATTTGCTTCCAAGATAGTGTTTAATAATCTTATGCTTTCGTGCATAAGCTTGTTGTATCAATGTGAACTTCCTCTGTTAGATGGTTATGTATTACCTTGCTCGTGGTGTAGACCATAAAGTATGTATTTGTGTAGGCTGATGTTATCATGTAAAATTCAACACTTTTGAAAgttgaaataattaatttacatCTACGAAGAAGAAGAGTTCCCCTACAAACTAATTCCTCAATCCACTCAATAATTAATGTATTGCTTGCGCTTGAAACCTTGCTCCGATCCACGTAGAGTAGAGAGGCCGGAGACGGCGCCAAGAAGTGTGGCGTCGGGGTTTGGCCGTTTGGAGAGTTGGGAGATGAAGGGCTTTCGAAACAAAGGCAAGAACTTTTAGTCTGGAGAACCCAGATGCTATTTTTCCACATTTCAATTTCTAATAATTTTTTCTTGTGGTGTGTGCAATACATTTACACGTGATGCATAAAAAATATCTTTGTGAAAAGTTAAAAGAATTCAGTAAATCACAAAAAAGGATGTAGATCGataatatttttgttaaaaatacaagttctaatgaaaatttaaaatttcaaatgctAATGGTTTGACAATTTTTTATATTGACAAAAATGTTCTAGAAAATCTTGAAACAAATGATATTATAAATGACTTTGTAAgtaaaaaaattagaagaaataatttatggccatttttattgatttggacgtttttacccttaatgaggctgACCGGGTAGGATTAGGCGCGCgagtcgcgtgccgggtcgggttagacacttatggcactattagtgccataagtgccaagattttactttggttttattttggatttccgttggcacttatgacactaatagtgccataagtgccaacgaaaattcaaaataaaaccaagtaaaatggttattttggcacttatgacattaatagtgtcataagtgtcatacgtgcagtaGAAACAATAGTAATAGAATCtagaaatcataaatggataatctaaaccctaaaacgaacatttaaaccctaaatggaacatctaaaccctacgagaaagtgtttaaaatggttcttttggcacttatgacactaatagtgtcataggTGCCAACGggaatccaaaataaaatcaagtaataaaatgatgcgtatagcacttatggcactattagtgccataagtgccatatgCGCAGCGGGCGTTGGCTTTTCCCcgcgagcgcgcaactcacTTATATGCTTCCAGCGGTCAGGCAATCATCCAGCGGTCGCGCAATCACCCCAGCGGCCgagtaaaaagggcaaattaggcataccgcctaattaatggccatattttgatgttttaagattaggggccaaaaattgattttcaatcttcattatggccatttgactacattaatgtttcttaatatattatattccccacaaagagtgtgtggtggagtggaTCGGAGGACactagttttaataaaatagttggaagatgtgattttagtgttGAATGAAAGTATTGGacccaccaaattgtaaaagtaaagagtgaatattttgtaaatattgagtgtgaatgatgtttaaagtataaaaatgtttaaaaaaaaaggaaaacacataatttttgtggacggacgaaaatataataataaacacacaatctttgtagTTGAATGGaggaagtattatatttttatataattgcaACATACTATTTTTATAATGATGAATATGGATCTGTTCTTGTTAGCCCCCGGCCGGGATACTATTTTTGTGAGGACCGACTCCTGGGTTCTActgctgaattgaaattttattaaagaaaccGGAACCTAAAAAAACCCAAAGAGAAGACCAGggccgggcctcattaaaacctcaaaaCGAGGataaagagtacccgtctagatACAAAGAAAACATGAAAGAAACAAGGTGCGGCGGAAACTGAGTTGAGGAGACTTCGGAAGTTCCGGCCGTACCATCACCCCCAAATCTCCCCGGTTCCCACCAAGCACCGAACAAACAACCCAGGACAAGCTATCGCACCATGCGAACAAAGGAAGAATGTACATCATCGAAAACCAGCTGAGCAATCTCAGGAATAGAATGAAGCCAAAATCCTTCCTGTGAGTGAGAGGAAGCGAGGTAATCGGCAACGTGGTTACCTTCCCGGTAGTTATGAGAGCAACGGAGGTTGTAGTGCTCCACACCTTTAAGCGCCGCCCGCCATCTGCTCCGAAAACGCCACGGGACCGGAATCTCACGATTATTGAAGACATTCACAACGTATGTTGAATCAGATTCAATCCAGAGGTTATACCATTGATGAGCAGCAGCCCTCtcaagaataataataaaagaaaaaagttcCGCCTCAAAGGCAAAACCGGCTCCTGCCGAAAAGTGAAAGCACGCCACCACCGAATTAAAGGCATTTCTGACCACACCACCCGCATGCATCACCGGAGGATTACCCCTAATGGACCCGTCGATATTGGCTTTGAGCCAAGAAGGAGAAGGAAGAGTCCAGCCAACATCAATGGTGACCGGAGCAGGGCGCGGATTGCCTGCAACAGCAAGGCGACGAAGGATCCCGAGCTCAAACACCGAGTTCGCCATGCTTCCTAATTTAAAATTGCTCGCAGCCTCCAAAAAGGAAATCTTAAGAAGCTTCATCATAGCATGAGGTGAGGCCACAACATTCTGAAAAATCAATTGGTTACGAGAGTACCAGAGACCCCAAAGAATTGTTACGACGCCCACACGCCAAAGGCTTGTCACCTGCGCACTTGCATTATAATTCATGGCAAAGATAATGATACTGCCAATATCATGAAAAAACGGAACCTCCATCTCAAACCATGAGAAAAGAAAACCCCATAAATGCTTAGCAAAGTTACAACCCCAAAAAAGATGATCTATATTTTCCTCTGCATTGAGACAGAGGCTGCAAATGTTAGGCCCAATGAAACCACAACGTTGAATTGCATCCATAGTAGGCAGACGGCCCAAAATGATCCGCCAACAAGTGATAGAACGACGCACCGGGATGAAAGGTGCCCAAATCCACTTCCCCCAATCCACCGAAGGAAACGGTGGAGCGAAATGATCAAAGGCCAAAGAAGCCGAAATATTGCCAAACCGATAGTGCACCCAAGCTCGCTCATCCTCCATATCCCCAGTCGGAAGCGAGATAATGTCGAAAGCAACCTCCGGAAAAGCCACCAGAAACGAATCAGTGAGATGCCAAATATCATCATAATAAAAATCTGACACTTTGTGCGTGAGAAAAGGAGCCATGTAGCTCGGAATACGTAGGCGCGAGGAGATCTTATACCCTAGCCAATTGTCATGCCAAAAAGAGACGGAATCTCCTCGTCCAATAATACAGAACGTATCCTGCACGATCTGCTGAATCGGCTTACGAACACCAAGCCAGATAGAGGAGGAAAACCAACGGGAGGAAGGACGTAACAGCGGGGAGAGATAACGCCGGCGAAAGAGATCGAAACCAAGGGTTCGTTCCTTAATGACTTGCCAGCCCAATCTGAACATAAAGCTGTTGTTGATATCAGAAAAGCTCTTCACACCCAAACCACCCCTCAGCTTAGGAGCGCAAACCCTATTCCACGCAACCGAGGAACGAGCCTTTGACGTGATACACCCAGTCCAAATAAAAGAGCGACAAGCTTTATCAAGCTCATGAAGCAGCTTAGCCGGCCACTGATAAATAAGCATGCTATGAACTGCCGAGCTCTGAATCACCGAAGCAACTAAACAAACCCGTCCAGCCATAGAAAGTTGCAAACCCTTCCACCTAGAGAACTTCGACAGAATAAAATCTTTAATCTTGACCAGATGAGAAGCCGAGACCCGGCCAGGGAAAACAGGAACCCCCAGATAGGTGAACGGAAGGGAGGCAATAGAAAAATGGAGAATACGCCGAAGACGCCTCTGCACCTGCGTAGGAACCCCCTTACCAAAATAAATAGTAGACTTATCGGCGTTGCAATGTTGTCCCGAGACTTGAGCATAAATTTGCAAAATAGAATTAATCATGATACACGAACGTTTAGAAGCGCGACAAAACAGCAACACATCATCAGCATACAACAAATGCGACGGGAAACACAACTGGCGAGACATTTGCATCTGTGAGATAAAACCATTATCAACCGCGTGGAGAAGCAGTCTACTCAAAAGATCTTCAGCTAAACCGAAAAGAATGGGAGAGAGAGGATCTCATTGCCTCACTCCTCTGCAACAAGCAAAATAGCCATGCACCACTCCATTAAACATGACAGAAATACGAGCAGAAGCGAAGATAGTCTGAATCCAATTTCTGAAGAGCGTAGGAAAACCAAACGCCTTGAGAACCACATCCATGAACTCCCAATTCAGAGTATCAAACGCCTTCTTAATATCCACCTTCAAGGCCATATTATTCCCTTTACGAGACCGATTCATGCAATTAACACCTTCTGACGCGAGCAAAATACCTT is a window encoding:
- the LOC131001356 gene encoding auxin-induced protein PCNT115-like, whose protein sequence is MHHSSIQSSRFITQIPNSAKMGVNVPTIKLGSQGLEVSKQGLGCMGMSAFYGLPKPDADMIKLIHHAINSGVTFLDTSDMYGPHTNEILIGKALKGGMREKVQLATKFGIINRDGKGEVHGDPAYVRSSCESSLKRLDVDCIDLYYVHRIDTSVPIEITMGELKKLVEEGKIKYIGLSEASASTIRRAHAVHPITAVQIEWSLWSRDVEEELIPTCRELGIGIVPYSPLGRGFLSVGPKMLENASEGDLRKIYFPRFHDENLESNKLIYEKICEMATSKGCSPSQLALAWVHHQGDDVCPIPGTTKIDNFNDNIGALSVKLTPEEMAQLSALAENVKGERYISMVSTWKDANTPPLESWKAEA